In Thalassophryne amazonica chromosome 14, fThaAma1.1, whole genome shotgun sequence, one DNA window encodes the following:
- the LOC117524910 gene encoding trace amine-associated receptor 13c-like: MMETQDGAELCFPELLNTSCRKPAPPGSDAVLGPILLSSISVLTVTLNLLVIISVSHFRQLHFPSNLLLLSLAVSDFFVGLVVLPVEMLRHSACWFLGDLMCSLYNYVSFIITSASVGDMVLISVDRYVAVCHPLHYSTRVTVRRVQTSICLCWFSSAFYNSLIVMDVLNEPDKHHTCSGQCVIIINYIAGVVDLGVTFIGPISVIVVLYVRVFVVAVSQARAMRSHVTALTHKPSVNVRTMKSELKAARALGVVVVAFLICFCPYYCFAVSGSALLSSAAGAFIHYLFSFNSCLNPVIYALFYPWFRKSIRLIVSLQILQPGSSEANML, translated from the exons ATGATGGAGACCCAGGACGGAGCAGAGCTCTGCTTTCCAGAACTCCTCAACACCTCCTGCAGGAAGCCGGCACCTCCTGGTTCTGACGCTGTGCTTGGACCCATCCTGCTGTCCTCCATTTCTGTGCTCACTGTGACTCTCAACCTGCTGGTCATCATCTCAGTCTCACACTTCAG GCAGCTTCACTTTCCCTCtaacctcctcctcctctctctggcTGTCTCTGATTTCTTTGTGGGTCTCGTCGTGTTGCCTGTTGAAATGCTCCGACATTCAGCCTGCTGGTTTCTTGGTGACCTCATGTGTTCTCTGTATAATTATGTGTCCTTCATCATAACGTCTGCCTCAGTAGGAGACATGGTCCTCATATCAGTGGACCGTTATGTGGCTGTTTGTCATCCTCTGCATTACTCCACCAGAGTCACTGTGAGAAGAGTTCAAACCTCTATCTGTCTGTGTTGGTTCTCATCTGCTTTCTACAACAGTTTGATTGTGATGGATGTACTGAATGAACCAGACAAACATCATACCTGCTCTGGACAGTGTGTGATAATTATTAACTACATCGCAGGAGTCGTTGACCTCGGTGTGACCTTTATCGGTCCCATCTCCGTCATCGTGGTTCTGTATGTGAGAGTGTTTGTGGTGGCTGTGTCTCAGGCTCGTGCCATGCGCTCTCATGTTACAGCTCTCACACACAAACCATCAGTGAACGTAAGAACCATGAAGTCTGAGCTGAAAGCAGCCAGAGCTCTGGGTGTCGTCGTCGTCGCGTTTCTGATATGTTTCTGTCCGTATTACTGTTTTGCTGTTTCAGGGAGTGCCTTGCTGAGCTCAGCAGCTGGAGCGTTCATTCactatttgttttcttttaactCCTGTTTAAACCCTGTGATTTATGCTTTATTCTACCCCTGGTTTAGAAAATCCATTCGTCTTATTGTTTCCCTTCAGATCCTGCAGCCAGGATCTTCAGAGGCCAACATGCTGTAG